The Montipora foliosa isolate CH-2021 chromosome 1, ASM3666993v2, whole genome shotgun sequence genome has a window encoding:
- the LOC137976695 gene encoding origin recognition complex subunit 6-like gives MEDETLRSVSKRLGITSKEVLKKAAEFQRLMEVRNCSLPLTSMAKPVICLEIAAHSSHVPVDKSVAIRLSGMNKKSYLDAFKTIECLLEQQREFTIKDLAVQFGCMEASNMGQKIYESYKKDFVQDLEGISHPIFVGTALYTACKYQKIKIDKTKLLNVIIAKRSTFDSLHKKMEKIIPSLKSVENSKKTSKRCYGLLDKVNEIVDDQNLLLKQQKADEDDASNEDIEYEKWKQRIIESATKALSAEMRAKETTNS, from the exons ATGGAGGATGAAACTCTGCGATCAGTGTCAAAACGACTTGGAATCACTTCGAAAGAGGTTTTAAAAAAAGCGGCTGAGTTTCAGCGCTTGATGGAGGTTCGTAATTGCTCCTTGCCATTAACTAGCATGGCAAAGCCGGTGATTTGTCTTGAGATCGCTGCACACAGCTCACACGTTCCTGTGGATAAA AGTGTAGCTATTCGTCTTTCTGGAATGAACAAGAAATCATATCTAGATGCCTTTAAAACAATAGAGTGCTTGTTGGAACAACAAAGGGAGTTTACCATAAAAGATCTTGCTGTGCAGTTTGGTTGTATGGAAGCCTCCAATATGGGTCAAAAAATTTATGAGAG TTACAAGAAGGATTTTGTTCAAGATTTGGAAGGAATAAGTCATCCAATCTTTGTGGGAACTGCACTATACACTGCTTGCAA gtATCAAAAGATTAAAATAGACAAGACAAAATTATTGAATGTGATTATCGCTAAGAGGTCTACATTTGACAGTCTCCACAAGAAGATGGAGAAAATCATTCCCTCTTTGAAATCTG TTGAAAACAGCAAGAAGACTTCAAAAAGATGCTATGGTCTTCTGGACAAAGTAAATGAAATAGTGGACG ACCAAAATTTGttgttaaaacaacaaaaggcTGATGAGGATGATGCAAGCAATGAGGATATAGAATATGAAAAGTGGAAGCAAAGGATCATTGAATCTGCAACGAAGGCTTTATCAGCCGAAATGAGAGCCAAAGAAACTACGAACTCATAG